ACCAATCCACCTCCGACGGGGCGGCCGGTTCGCGTATATGCAGATGGGGTTTTCGATTTGTTTCACGTGGGGTATGTCtacaatttttttttttttttttttctctcagATTACAGCTATTTTCTACAGTCATGGACTTGATGCTCATTGCTGGTGGTTTTTTGGCAGACACATGCGACAGCTGGAACAAGCAAAAAAAGCTTTCCCCGACGTGTATCTCATTGTCGGCGTGACCGGAGACGAAGAGACTCACAAGCGCAAGGGTCTTACTGTACTCAGCGGTCGCGAGCGTGCAGAGAGCGTCCGCCATTGCAAATGGGTGGACGAGGTGATCCCGGACTGTCCCTGGATCGTGACTCCGGAGTTCATTGAGAAGCATCAGATCGATTATGTTGCTCATGATGACCTACCTTATGGGGCTGCGGAAGGAGACGACATTTATGCACCGATCAAGGCTCAGGGCAAGTTCCTGGTTACGCAGAGGACTGAGGGTGTCAGCACAACGGGCATTATCACTAGGTTTGGGTTTCCTCCTCGTTTGGCGGACGTGGTTGCTGACCGTCTCATTTCATCCAGAATTATCCGCGACTATGACCAGTATATTGCTCGTCAGTTCAAGCGAGGTGCCTCGAGACAGGAGTTGAACGTGTCATGGATTAAGAAGAATGAATTGGAGATCAAGCGACATGTCATGGAGCTTCGAGACAGCATTCGCAACAATTGGACCGCCACTGGCCAGGAACTGGGCCGAGAATTGCGACAGTTATGGCAGAACAGCCGGCCTGGCAGTCCTGCTCCGAGCGCCCGAAACAGCATGGATTTGGGCAGTGTGCGTGGTGGTAACGGTGGGCTGACCAGTCCCACTGGTGGCCAGAAATCACATGTGTCACGACTAGAGGCATTGGGTCGTC
The DNA window shown above is from Aspergillus fumigatus Af293 chromosome 1, whole genome shotgun sequence and carries:
- a CDS encoding choline-phosphate cytidylyltransferase, with protein sequence MSSPSTAAKRKRSASQHLTADIAKSSTVDLLQPSSRDASGEEGDDSTDPITPTASKNRKHTSIEVTSTGAPNPPSKRARKSSSGEAPAAAPNGTTEHSSAIHQEDPGEPSETTVASSDIEHGATGRPGLHIKTAGADAETKERLMKPPERAGLQHPVGYHTNPPPTGRPVRVYADGVFDLFHVGHMRQLEQAKKAFPDVYLIVGVTGDEETHKRKGLTVLSGRERAESVRHCKWVDEVIPDCPWIVTPEFIEKHQIDYVAHDDLPYGAAEGDDIYAPIKAQGKFLVTQRTEGVSTTGIITRIIRDYDQYIARQFKRGASRQELNVSWIKKNELEIKRHVMELRDSIRNNWTATGQELGRELRQLWQNSRPGSPAPSARNSMDLGSVRGGNGGLTSPTGGQKSHVSRLEALGRPDSPVGTNGRNEDFATGYSLGLIGGVRAWMMRSRRSLMESRPHSPTSEDDPEPELETTNGHGGSDRSLHASS